A window of candidate division KSB1 bacterium contains these coding sequences:
- a CDS encoding class I SAM-dependent methyltransferase, which yields MTHNEYHFTFRGVWSRLCDEYRYYTQRPWTLTQVGKFWDTVTAYDEVNSRLYTYDKRFTESWKLAAPYLENKTYVALDIQARSGNGTEYWSRKIDMSFVTLVDFSDFLQKCAEKKLTGTEICYNTVKITDFPLPFDDDSFNLVLSYETIEHVYQYDQFVSELSRVLTRDGVCILTCPNVGWEIVHWIAAIVNINHSEGPHRFIARKKLLHSFRKHRLRILAENSTVILPFKNRFSITLNEKLEQYLPESIKQKIALRRTFILRKQTRI from the coding sequence ATGACCCATAATGAGTATCACTTTACATTCAGAGGGGTCTGGTCCCGGCTCTGCGATGAATATCGATACTATACACAACGCCCCTGGACACTGACCCAGGTTGGAAAATTCTGGGATACCGTGACAGCCTATGACGAGGTTAACAGTCGATTGTATACCTATGATAAACGCTTTACAGAATCCTGGAAACTTGCGGCGCCGTATCTGGAGAATAAAACCTATGTGGCGCTCGATATTCAGGCCCGAAGCGGGAATGGAACGGAATACTGGAGTCGCAAGATTGATATGTCTTTCGTAACACTTGTGGACTTTTCTGATTTCCTGCAAAAGTGTGCGGAAAAAAAATTAACAGGCACAGAGATTTGTTATAACACTGTAAAGATCACTGATTTCCCGCTGCCGTTTGATGATGATTCGTTCAATCTTGTATTATCCTATGAAACGATAGAACACGTTTATCAATATGATCAGTTTGTGTCTGAATTGAGCCGCGTCTTGACGCGAGACGGAGTATGTATCCTGACCTGTCCGAACGTCGGCTGGGAGATTGTGCACTGGATCGCCGCGATTGTCAATATTAACCATAGCGAAGGGCCGCATCGGTTCATCGCCAGAAAAAAGCTGCTGCACAGTTTTCGTAAACACAGGCTGCGCATTCTGGCGGAAAATTCCACGGTCATCCTGCCGTTTAAAAACAGATTTTCCATTACACTGAACGAAAAACTGGAACAATATCTCCCCGAATCAATAAAACAAAAAATAGCGCTGCGTCGCACATTTATTCTCCGTAAACAAACCCGGATATAA
- a CDS encoding class I SAM-dependent methyltransferase, giving the protein MSLQKGVLDKNYAWARKRKPELIFRYRVRAALIKTIMDRYLSGHRDLQILDFGSAEGLTLLQLCKYFPNAHFTGVEYSRELLQTAPPLPSNIHLCQGDISNLDDKIRSKKYDLVTALAVLEHLETPEKALQTAHSVLKPGGLFVATVPSPLWDQIATRLGLLQDHHESSLNKKSLRELFIRSGYKGAEYGRFMWAPVSALPYLHISVSPVASLKIDAFIYKLWVLNWLYVNQFIIAKR; this is encoded by the coding sequence ATGTCGCTGCAAAAAGGTGTGTTGGATAAAAACTATGCATGGGCAAGAAAGCGCAAGCCTGAACTGATATTCCGTTACAGGGTCAGGGCGGCATTGATCAAAACGATCATGGATCGCTACCTGTCCGGTCACCGGGACCTGCAGATCCTTGATTTCGGATCAGCCGAAGGACTGACGCTGCTGCAATTGTGTAAATATTTTCCCAATGCTCATTTTACAGGTGTCGAATATTCCCGCGAGTTGCTGCAAACGGCTCCTCCGTTACCCTCGAATATACACCTTTGTCAGGGGGATATTTCTAATCTTGATGACAAGATCCGGAGTAAAAAGTATGATTTGGTCACGGCCCTGGCTGTGCTTGAACACCTCGAAACACCGGAAAAAGCACTGCAGACTGCACATTCTGTATTAAAACCGGGCGGCTTGTTTGTGGCGACCGTCCCCAGTCCGTTGTGGGATCAGATTGCCACTCGTCTGGGTCTGCTTCAGGACCACCACGAAAGCAGCCTGAATAAAAAATCGCTACGTGAACTTTTCATTCGGTCGGGATATAAGGGTGCGGAATACGGCAGATTTATGTGGGCGCCCGTCTCGGCCCTGCCGTATTTGCATATTTCTGTTTCGCCTGTTGCATCATTGAAAATTGATGCCTTTATTTACAAACTCTGGGTGTTGAACTGGCTTTATGTGAATCAGTTTATTATCGCCAAACGATAA
- a CDS encoding sulfotransferase → MIIAISTLSIVLFVVMLKKSGVIQKGRDILSALKDVLGVFGDEDLDDLMREKEIQKASLRMFGYFFSILLRSLFVLALAFVPIGLAGLLFSAPIDAYLDFLAQWQVILVSAVLITVWFYITEKQKKTGDDQTNNYSVSDQLLHTMAFSAIGLQKSATRLESLMYGRRFQNIEIKSPIFITSLPRAGTTLMLEVLSRFPSLASHTYRDMPFLLTPYLWAKMSRVFQKKSELRERAHGDGMQVGFDSPEAFEEILWRSFWPEKYSSSGIELWTADDEKDAADSFFTQHMKKIIALRCPDHRDTARYVSKNNANISRLQLIAQMFPDAVILLILRHPLEQATSLLRQHRHFLELHEKDPFVRQYMRDIGHYEFGDLHRPIRFPAFAEYCGRRNPLTLNYWLGYWISAFEFVSQFMDNLYIIPYEQTCRQGAAALERICTTLDIPTEGQLDAIAGLFGEPSMRGERGGCDKHVLEKAERVYNTLLQAKSIL, encoded by the coding sequence ATGATCATTGCCATTTCGACGCTGTCTATTGTATTATTTGTTGTCATGTTGAAAAAATCAGGGGTCATTCAAAAAGGCAGAGACATTCTCAGTGCGCTCAAGGATGTTCTGGGCGTCTTTGGGGATGAGGATCTGGATGATCTCATGCGCGAAAAAGAGATCCAGAAAGCCTCTTTGAGGATGTTTGGCTACTTTTTTTCCATCTTGCTGCGCAGTTTGTTTGTTCTTGCATTGGCGTTTGTACCCATAGGGCTCGCCGGTCTGTTATTCTCAGCGCCGATTGACGCCTATCTTGACTTTCTCGCCCAATGGCAGGTGATCCTTGTTTCAGCTGTACTGATCACCGTGTGGTTCTATATCACTGAAAAACAAAAGAAAACCGGGGATGATCAGACAAATAATTATTCGGTTTCCGATCAGCTGCTGCACACGATGGCGTTCAGCGCCATCGGATTGCAAAAATCTGCGACCCGGTTGGAATCGTTGATGTACGGCAGACGTTTCCAAAACATTGAAATAAAATCTCCCATTTTTATCACCTCATTACCGCGTGCCGGCACCACCTTGATGCTGGAAGTGCTAAGCCGTTTCCCGTCACTGGCTTCGCATACCTACCGGGATATGCCGTTTCTGTTGACACCCTACCTGTGGGCCAAAATGAGCAGGGTGTTTCAGAAAAAATCAGAACTGCGGGAACGCGCGCACGGGGACGGTATGCAGGTGGGATTTGACAGTCCCGAGGCGTTTGAAGAAATTCTCTGGCGCAGTTTCTGGCCGGAAAAATACAGCTCATCCGGCATTGAACTGTGGACCGCTGACGATGAAAAAGATGCAGCCGATTCTTTCTTTACGCAGCACATGAAAAAAATTATTGCCCTGAGATGCCCCGATCACCGGGATACGGCGCGTTATGTCTCTAAAAACAATGCCAATATTTCACGACTGCAACTCATTGCGCAGATGTTCCCCGATGCTGTCATCCTCCTTATTTTGCGCCACCCGCTTGAACAGGCGACCTCGCTGCTGCGCCAGCACAGGCATTTCCTGGAATTGCATGAAAAAGATCCCTTTGTCCGCCAGTATATGCGCGATATCGGCCATTATGAATTCGGTGATCTGCACCGGCCGATTCGGTTTCCCGCGTTTGCTGAATATTGTGGTCGGCGAAATCCGTTGACTCTAAATTACTGGCTGGGTTACTGGATTTCCGCGTTCGAATTTGTGAGTCAATTCATGGATAATCTGTATATCATTCCCTATGAACAAACCTGCAGACAGGGAGCGGCTGCTCTTGAACGGATTTGTACGACTCTGGATATCCCGACTGAAGGTCAACTTGATGCGATTGCCGGTCTGTTTGGGGAACCGTCTATGAGAGGGGAGCGGGGTGGATGCGATAAGCATGTATTGGAAAAAGCAGAGCGAGTGTACAATACACTCTTGCAAGCAAAGTCTATTCTATAA
- a CDS encoding methyltransferase domain-containing protein, with protein MGGSVIKTNFTRGSGLFENLLSKKRAALAAHYIRKHNGPQTSILDIGCGTFPFFLSRVNFTNKYALDRIPVYTPSLNIHFTNQDLQVNVQLPFEDNTFDVITALAFVEHVNDANRKKLFLEIYRVLKRGGMFFLTTPCKWTESILIILAKLNMVSREELREHKDLLTRDELKELLILSGFDRHTIQSGRFEAGLNLYEMAVK; from the coding sequence ATGGGAGGCTCGGTTATTAAAACAAACTTTACCCGAGGCAGTGGTTTATTTGAAAATTTACTTTCAAAGAAAAGAGCAGCTTTGGCCGCCCATTATATTAGAAAACATAATGGCCCGCAAACCAGCATTCTGGATATCGGTTGCGGCACTTTTCCATTTTTCCTTTCAAGAGTCAATTTTACGAACAAATACGCTTTAGACCGGATTCCTGTCTATACCCCGTCTCTGAATATCCATTTCACAAACCAGGATTTACAAGTCAATGTCCAGCTGCCATTTGAAGACAACACCTTTGATGTGATCACGGCCCTGGCTTTTGTCGAGCATGTTAATGATGCAAACAGGAAAAAATTGTTTCTCGAGATTTACAGGGTTTTAAAAAGGGGCGGGATGTTTTTTTTAACAACACCCTGCAAATGGACAGAATCCATTTTGATTATTCTGGCAAAGCTTAATATGGTCAGCCGGGAGGAGCTCCGGGAACACAAAGATTTGTTAACCCGTGATGAACTCAAAGAATTGCTCATTTTATCCGGATTCGATCGCCACACTATCCAAAGCGGCCGCTTTGAGGCCGGATTAAATTTATATGAAATGGCTGTAAAATAA
- a CDS encoding GDSL-type esterase/lipase family protein, with translation MRKEFFKPDPAVRKKLYIIYLLSIHLLLIGLLYSCVLFRRPSIEKTIDRTSLYYHRHVKYHLRATGNWPDGSFIFIGDSHIEGLCGSAVANPAVNLGIGKDTIAGSIARIDQYQNLSKAKCIILSIGSNDLNRQSIIQMIEEMTILIKHLPEKVPFICCGLFPTYDTLGDRNKKARLFNQEMVKLCHEYCTGSFIDIYDSLLDEQGRVNKQYYDADGIHLNSNGNAIWIKALRNQLAEHGA, from the coding sequence TTGCGTAAAGAATTTTTCAAACCCGACCCGGCTGTCAGGAAAAAACTATACATCATTTATCTCTTGAGTATTCACCTTTTACTCATCGGTCTGCTTTATAGTTGTGTGCTGTTTCGCAGACCATCGATCGAAAAAACTATTGATAGAACATCACTATATTACCACCGTCACGTCAAATATCATCTGAGAGCAACCGGTAACTGGCCGGATGGAAGTTTCATATTTATTGGCGACAGTCATATTGAAGGGCTTTGTGGTTCGGCTGTCGCCAATCCCGCTGTCAATCTGGGCATAGGTAAAGATACTATTGCAGGTTCGATTGCACGAATCGACCAATACCAAAATCTCTCAAAGGCAAAATGTATTATTCTCTCAATCGGAAGCAATGATTTGAATCGCCAATCCATCATTCAAATGATCGAAGAAATGACTATACTGATAAAACATCTTCCGGAAAAAGTGCCCTTTATTTGCTGCGGTCTGTTTCCCACATATGACACTCTTGGAGACAGAAATAAAAAAGCGAGATTGTTTAATCAAGAAATGGTAAAATTATGCCATGAATATTGCACTGGAAGTTTTATCGATATTTATGATTCACTGCTTGATGAGCAAGGCCGGGTTAATAAACAATACTATGATGCGGACGGTATACATCTGAATTCAAATGGAAATGCTATATGGATCAAAGCATTGAGAAACCAGTTAGCGGAGCACGGGGCCTAG